In the genome of Montipora foliosa isolate CH-2021 chromosome 3, ASM3666993v2, whole genome shotgun sequence, one region contains:
- the LOC137997819 gene encoding tigger transposable element-derived protein 6-like, whose amino-acid sequence MASKCSNCDTETKYKCIKCELAVCNKGCSVFAPETTDGWKAGARVGYCVRCSKTSAPCLVEKKKTENDQKSEDIEDSFRQASSSSERHPASSKARGNRSCLNLSKRVELIRCHRENPKLGVRKLAEKFGCGKTQVAGIIKDEENIMKEWESNEGRAGMKRVNQQKFYEVNQYLWKWYSTCRQSNIPISGPMLQEEALIIAKRLGGDSGEFNASNGWLDRWKKRYNICEMNVAGEEGDVSQATLDSWSERARELMAGYKPENVWNMDETGQFWKALPDKSLSERGKRCRGGKQAKQRLTWAFFVSASGEKENPIVIGKSLNPRCFKNLRDRSFPHSCHYYANEKAWMNSELMGVILSKLNRRMKRENRHILLFLDNAPCHPHSHADMFSNVKLAFLPKNSTSRSQPLDAGIIKAWKVKTKRKLLRYICSQVDSNNKASEIVKSVHLLQAIQWGKQAWDEVDQETVQKCFKKVGLSPDEVDMEEGIDDPFEGEDMMSLEEL is encoded by the coding sequence ATGGCTTCGAAATGCTCGAACTGCGACACAGAGACAAAATACAAATGTATCAAGTGTGAATTGGCAGTGTGCAATAAGGGCTGCTCTGTATTTGCACCAGAAACAACGGATGGATGGAAGGCGGGAGCGAGAGTAGGCTACTGTGTGCGATGTAGTAAAACCTCTGCACCTTGTCTGGTCGAGAAgaagaaaacagagaatgatCAGAAATCTGAAGATATTGAAGATTCCTTTAGGCAAGCTTCCAGTTCTAGTGAAAGACATCCGGCTTCAAGTAAGGCACGTGGCAatagaagctgcctgaatttatCAAAGCGGGTTGAGCTGATACGATGTCACAGGGAAAATCCAAAGCTCGGCGTAAGAAAACTAGCTGAGAAATTTGGTTGCGGAAAGACTCAAGTCGCAGGGATAATTAAAGATGAGGAAAATATTATGAAAGAATGGGAGTCAAACGAAGGTCGGGCTGGTATGAAGAGAGTAAATCAGCAGAAATTCTACGAGGTCAACCAATATCTCTGGAAATGGTATTCGACGTGTAGGCAGTCCAATATTCCAATAAGTGGTCCAATGCTTCAAGAAGAAGCGCTTATCATTGCAAAACGTCTAGGTGGTGACTCGGGAGAATTCAATGCTTCCAACGGGTGGTTGGACAGGTGGAAGAAAAGATATAACATATGTGAGATGAATGTTGCTGGCGAAGAGGGAGATGTCAGTCAGGCTACTCTCGACAGCTGGTCAGAACGTGCGCGGGAATTAATGGCAGGGTACAAACCAGAGAATGTATGGAATATGGACGAGACGGGGCAATTTTGGAAAGCCTTACCAGACAAGAGTTTGTCTGAGCGTGGAAAGCGCTGTCGAGGTggcaagcaagcaaagcaaagATTAACGTGGGCATTCTTTGTAAGCGCATCCGGTGAAAAAGAAAATCCAATCGTTATTGGTAAAAGCCTTAATCCGCGATGCTTCAAGAATTTGCGTGACCGAAGTTTTCCTCACAGCTgccattattatgcaaacgagAAGGCTTGGATGAATTCGGAATTAATGGGAGTCATTCTTTCTAAGCTGAACAGGCGCATGAAGCGTGAAAATCGCCACATTCTACTTTTTCTTGATAACGCGCCATGCCACCCACATTCACATGCGGACATGTTTTCAAATGTAAAACTTGCCTTCCTACCAAAGAATAGCACATCCCGCAGCCAGCCTCTTGATGCAGGAATCATCAAGGCGTGGAAAGTGAAAACGAAGCGAAAACTTCTACGTTATATATGCAGTCAGGTCGACAGTAACAATAAGGCAAGTGAAATTGTTAAGTCTGTGCACCTATTGCAAGCGATTCAATGGGGCAAACAAGCCTGGGATGAGGTGGACCAAGAAACAGTACAGAAATGTTTCAAGAAAGTGGGATTGTCCCCGGATGAGGTTGACATGGAAGAGGGCATCGACGATCCCTTTGAGGGAGAAGATATGATGAGTCTGGAAGAATTATGA